One genomic window of Elaeis guineensis isolate ETL-2024a chromosome 2, EG11, whole genome shotgun sequence includes the following:
- the LOC109506286 gene encoding uncharacterized protein, with protein sequence MDLFHRARLVRLRSHLDKYLMADEDEKHVFQDRQGACYNVRWAVELVEGRHPWVRLKSRHDLYLTASNEPFLLGIAGRKVIQAAPTRLDSSVEWEPIREGFQVMLKTRAGRFLRANGGLPPWRNSVTHYTPHRSIAPTWILWDVHILDITLPSPSTSPTVALDPPPEPDRVSQSSPSDVSLGLSKTESSSSFSGSLHMVEGRTIHYTVADDNGHLDESVEGSSFIFNDLSVKQLTQKLEEETNLSDIIVCHRNSANGELFPLHLALPPNNAAMHVVVVRASSTGESESLSASHGTLNLRYCICWLFCHLVSVPFIICNGVNVHLIHILNPYFVISIWHKE encoded by the exons ATGGATCTGTTCCACAGGGCGAGGCTGGTCCGGCTCCGCAGCCACCTCGACAAGTACTTGATGGCGGACGAGGACGAGAAGCACGTGTTCCAGGACCGCCAAGGCGCCTGCTACAACGTCCGGTGGGCGGTGGAGCTCGTGGAGGGGCGCCACCCCTGGGTGCGCCTCAAGAGCCGGCACGACCTCTACCTCACCGCCTCCAACGAGCCCTTCCTCCTCGGCATCGCCGGCCGCAAGGTCATCCAGGCCGCGCCCACCCGCCTCGACTCTTCCGTCGAGTGGGAGCCCATCCGCGAGGGCTTCCAGGTCATGCTCAAGACCCGCGCCGGCCGCTTCCTCCGCGCCAACGGCGGCCTCCCACCGTGGCGCAACTCGGTCACCCACTACACCCCTCACCGCTCCATCGCCCCGACCTGGATCCTGTGGGACGTCCACATCCTTGATATAACACTCCCCTCGCCCTCCACTTCTCCCACCGTAGCGTTGGATCCGCCGCCGGAGCCTGACAGGGTTTCCCAGTCTTCACCCTCCGATGTGTCCCTGGGACTGTCCAAAACAGAG TCATCCTCTTCTTTTTCCGGCTCACTGCACATGGTGGAGGGACGAACCATCCACTACACTGTTGCAGATGATAATGGCCACTTGGACGAGAGCGTCGAGGGgtcttcttttatttttaatgacCTGAGTGTCAAGCAATTAACGCAAAAATTGGAGGAGGAAACAAATCTCAGTGATATAATTGTCTGCCACCGGAATTCTGCAAATGGGGAGCTTTTTCCTCTTCATCTGGCGCTGCCACCTAACAATGCAGCAATGCATGTTGTGGTCGTCCGGGCATCATCAACAGGTGAATCT GAATCTTTATCTGCTTCACATGGAACACTCAATTTGAGATACTGTATTTGTTGGTTATTTTGCCACCTAGTCTCAGTACCTTTTATCATTTGCAATGGAGTTAATGTCCACTTGATACATATTTTGAACCCATACTTTGTTATTTCCATCTGGCATAAAGAATAA
- the LOC105055360 gene encoding uncharacterized protein, whose product MDFFRRARVVRLRSHHDKYLTADEDEEHVCQDRNGASRNARWAVEIVDGPAPVLRLKSCYDRYLTASNEPFLLGVTGRKVLQTVPPRLDSSVEWEPIRDGVQVKLKTRYGHFLRGNGGLPPWRNSITHDIPHRTATQDWILWDVDVVDILPSPSASPAAPYLPAEHHGASEPPNMSPKLSKMESSSSFSGSLHKVEGRTIHYTVADNDGSVDESFGESSFIFNGLSVEELTHKLEEETNLSDIIVCYRNPVNDKLCPLHLTLPPNNMTMHVVVVQASSKVAKTFPWPLAG is encoded by the exons ATGGATTTTTTCCGCAGGGCGAGGGTGGTCCGGCTTCGGAGCCACCACGACAAATATTTGACGGCGGACGAGGACGAGGAGCACGTGTGCCAGGACCGCAACGGGGCATCCCGCAACGCCCGGTGGGCGGTGGAGATCGTGGACGGGCCCGCCCCGGTTCTGCGCCTCAAGAGCTGCTACGACCGCTACCTCACCGCCTCGAACGAGCCCTTCCTCCTCGGCGTCACCGGCCGCAAGGTCCTCCAGACCGTGCCCCCCCGCCTCGACTCCTCCGTCGAGTGGGAGCCCATCCGCGATGGCGTCCAGGTCAAGCTCAAGACCCGCTACGGCCACTTCCTCCGTGGCAATGGCGGCCTCCCGCCGTGGCGCAACTCCATCACCCATGACATTCCTCATCGCACCGCCACCCAGGATTGGATTCTGTGGGATGTCGATGTCGTCGACATACTCCCGAGCCCCTCTGCCTCGCCGGCCGCGCCGTATCTGCCGGCCGAGCATcacggagcttccgagcctccaaACATGTCCCCGAAACTGTCCAAGATGGAG TCATCGTCTTCTTTCTCTGGGTCGCTCCACAAAGTGGAGGGTCGGACTATTCACTATACCGTTGCAGACAATGATGGCTCTGTGGACGAGAGCTTTGGGGAGTCTTCCTTCATTTTCAATGGGCTGAGCGTGGAGGAGCTGACTCACAAATTGGAGGAGGAAACAAATCTCAGCGATATAATTGTGTGCTACCGAAATCCAGTGAATGACAAGCTCTGTCCCCTCCATCTGACGCTCCCACCTAACAACATGACGATGCATGTTGTGGTAGTCCAGGCCTCATCCAAAG TGGCAAAGACTTTCCCTTGGCCGCTTGCTGGATGA